A genomic region of Fusarium oxysporum Fo47 chromosome VI, complete sequence contains the following coding sequences:
- a CDS encoding DNA glycosylase: protein MKSYLLLAVKFWTPLHPCPSLSTSSPIFRHFHTFTPSAQVEMAARTLRKRKVASREEAPVKKRKTGRKAKDQVANEYLDDLPHNLGPVRAPRKDIETIPTPPEDLKETQDLKKSAKVEEVSPVAKSGMKAANQGSAQVMELATRRSLRPRKSAAKSSYFESDDETITKLQVKPSSVKKEVKDEDLQVAIEAPVWKTVKKTKDNPYGLTPGMTPFPEWSAPSAEECEEVYRRLAKVHGEAKAPEKIPAPSLEVSGCGEVPSVLDALIRTRLSANTSNRNSSAAFRGLVATFGTVDKGIGKGSVDWNKVRVAPLPTIVESIKTGGLAQVKGKDIKAILELVHEENTKRREAFMQEKKGGNLSGITGADNKTQGQKDLEILKTEQDILSLDHIHGMAPDEAMQTLTKFPGIGVKTASCVILFCLQQPSFAVDTHVHRISGWLKWIPPKATRDQTFSHLEVRIPNHLKYGLHKLFVQHGRSCIRCRANTSEGSEEWSKSKCPLDGLMERTGKRQYGGKAGLKKQLKEEDSD from the coding sequence ATGAAAAGCTATTTGCTACTTGCCGTCAAGTTTTGGACACCACTGCACCCCTGTCCGAGCCTATCTACATCATCTCCAATCTTTCGTCACTTCCATACTTTCACACCTTCTGCGCAAGTCGAGATGGCTGCTCGAACTTTACGGAAACGTAAGGTTGCTAGTCGAGAGGAGGCGCCtgtgaagaaaaggaagacCGGGAGGAAGGCCAAGGACCAGGTGGCAAATGAGTATTTGGATGACCTTCCGCACAATCTGGGACCTGTTCGTGCTCCCCGGAAGGATATCGAAACGATTCCCACACCCCCGGAAGATTTGAAAGAAACGCAGGACTTGAAGAAAAGTGCCAAAGTCGAAGAGGTCTCACCTGTGGCCAAATCGGGGATGAAAGCTGCGAACCAAGGTTCGGCCCAGGTCATGGAGTTGGCAACCCGAAGGTCCCTTCGCCCAAGGAAATCAGCTGCAAAATCTTCATACTTCGAATCTGATGACGAGACAATAACTAAACTTCAAGTCAAGCCTTCGTCCGTAAAGAAGGaggtcaaggatgaggatcTCCAGGTGGCAATAGAAGCACCAGTTTGGAAAACGGTCAAAAAGACCAAGGATAACCCGTATGGACTTACTCCTGGCATGACGCCCTTTCCAGAGTGGAGCGCCCCATCGGCAGAAGAGTGTGAAGAGGTTTATCGCCGACTGGCGAAAGTACATGGAGAAGCCAAAGCCCCCGAGAAGATACCAGCGCCATCTTTGGAAGTGTCGGGTTGCGGAGAGGTACCATCTGTTCTCGATGCCTTGATTCGTACCCGCTTAAGTGCGAACACTTCCAACCGCAACTCAAGTGCAGCATTCAGGGGGCTGGTGGCCACATTCGGCACTGTCGACAAAGGTATTGGGAAAGGCAGCGTTGACTGGAACAAGGTCAGAGTTGCTCCTTTGCCTACCATCGTTGAATCGATCAAGACAGGTGGCTTGGCTCAGGTCAAGGGTAAAGACATCAAGGCAATCCTGGAATTAGTTCATGAAGAGAACACAAAACGACGAGAGGCTTTTAtgcaagagaagaaagggGGGAACTTATCTGGTATCACCGGAGCGGACAACAAAACTCAAGGTCAAAAAGATCTCGAAATCTTGAAGACAGAACAAGACATTCTTTCACTAGACCATATACATGGTATGGCTCCTGATGAAGCCATGCAGACACTCACTAAATTCCCTGGTATTGGCGTCAAGACAGCATCTTGCGTTATTCTCTTCTGTCTCCAACAACCTAGCTTCGCAGTTGACACCCATGTTCACCGCATCAGTGGATGGTTGAAATGGATACCCCCCAAAGCCACTCGGGATCAAACATTTAGTCACCTTGAGGTGCGCATCCCCAATCATCTGAAGTATGGATTGCACAAACTGTTCGTCCAACACGGACGAAGTTGTATCCGCTGTAGAGCAAACACAAGCGAGGGGAGCGAAGAATGGAGTAAATCAAAATGTCCTCTTGATGGACTGATGGAGCGAACAGGGAAGAGACAGTATGGAGGGAAAGCAggattgaagaagcagctgaaggaagaggaCAGTGATTAA
- a CDS encoding SEN1 N terminal-domain-containing protein: MDLHEQLSQWYEKIQCFDEECHLLCPRINDEDNENYKLVDDPDSSITQEEKNSRIKAGKERLEVTYWNCLIFGFDQSSQGKWGEQLSERLNGCLKHCADCVYNWHMQRRELLQQFQERWNEEVVVDIRSMLEQRDVERIDLSLRWAKGFIEKIISAGSTFKKSQLGEHLPEVHISIYEALCCMPYMEDADRRMTFQYVFQRLQGKSGLKLGTKEPLPGMTYFIFDLKNQDRRKWATDNYRNLDSNSMTLEQFDWAVSSGLTRAIEDISKKEPQAVDSWPEMEQFWEGFNEILRTLTADVILQRLRNLELNGTISHIYDLLFRHIQFCPAESILVMTITILTNFLKKAPRAFWDVIGDARPNVIADLIFASPGYKNLLRQSLEDCWTGYDGSVSRGPFPTSWVDPWLQSVGRDRRYNACEILMHTLFESLAKDETIGEPGRAACIRAGFDALQLTISTFVDPETKIGAGTTHLYACCAFNLVMKYKDIILRNLRAPGQEKEGWVTFQVANAAKKAMQAAMKLDMKVFAEEYIACLEGSQLQSAVTRDSKAFWQGIIEMFDLSTEQVDLARDIVLSLEPLIGVEQIRALKSDDKLSDSSKNFNKSLAATVDILGNLLGRMSELDAATDLNTFFDDRLAFQGTITLSTHGEAGLAEAAAELLKSWTGEISQSGAFEQMSQLHPEQTLSSIVWALERVLKPPNPWGPIRPMLNMSRDILRGLTDPMSGVLRVKTLEPMSAAKVLRWWSEQWRFVSTACRNIEGWSRYIQNAVMTEFCREIMELAEALVAEDGLITSAISKALNKSEKDTMSQILIPAKQHFGGMENMIRLKDKWLVDVTVRVLCKILTRLRENNHEINPASRKLITDACLPTNVPGKFVRSTNMTDQQRAELLQALGQTDDEIQIYQLGVAQTPLAQRPKDGIKKQSKLDAWSKSGTSSSSTATVAPSRSNREDVLDLSRSIDSPILRQLEAKKAKDQAKAKTKAQAMIKPRTQIAPDKKEIAAIKEARQKAKLEKEKRDAAVIANAKALRGETVPGEGSGLHSLGLIGKDHGRSEIMVNSSEEESDEEEEDVSDADNELAALSTGGQTALEEANKRRMAKALQDKMRRPVKKVRQQRSVKDRRARVIPPMDRLHNTILAWDIFHGGNDPPNGPAASEVATKYSEPRTYQDTFFPLLASEAWRSFVTAKDELTSQPFGMKIASRASVDSYLEATFTMPVVQSRERGVSEGDILLVSESEQPLIDQTARHCLARVHRITYKKELIEITYRVASRNNPMTQVLTPNVSVFGVKITNMTTIEREFAALESLPYYDLMDEILNAEPSPILQYGDEKINNCMNNYALNRGQATAVLGAHDNDGFTLIQGPPGTGKTKTIVAMVGTLLSEQLSQSGNQGIPVGVPLRPNGAPGAPKQNRSKKLLVCAPSNAAVDELVLRLKAGVKTISGKTKNINVLRLGRSDAINAAVRDVTLDELVKARMEGDQTKDKAKADRDQLHENAGKVKEELGKLRPQLEAAKLMDDRTLYNKLSREFDELKRRQMSYGKQIDADKSSGNSVAREMEMRRRQVQQEILNNAQVLCATLSGSGHEMFRNLEDVEFETVIIDEAAQCVELSALIPLKYGCYKCILVGDPKQLPPTVLSQSAAKFGYDQSLFVRMQQNHPRSVHLLDMQYRMHPEISLFPSREFYEGQLADGQNMHELRQQPWHKSALLGPYRFFDVQGVQERGHKGQSLVNTKELDVAIQMYDRFSNEYRECDLTGKIGIITPYKAQLYELRNRFRSRYGENITSIIEFNTTDAFQGRECEIIIFSCVRASSTGGIGFMTDIRRMNVGLTRAKSSLWILGDSRALVQGEFWRKLIEDAQARDRYTNGDVLSMFRKPLEKAKPGAYLPPPPQAQDRDVPMRDASLGTSSLPSSRPNSPKVEGAQQPTAPATHIPGIGGGELAGVLPRSAGPPVIHTSSSKPPGEARKRPHDGPDSNQPVPKRIASDKARGGGLMGKFGNKSHRPPKAPTDPSAMAVMGLAPPERPPAAAPTSPSLSSGPQAPTGPRIPTGPSNPGPQYSNIQMLCLYCSQQRRPPHPPSSRKKGKPSLFVPKKR, encoded by the exons ATGGATCTTCATGAGCAACTCAGCCAATGGTACGAGAAGATTCAATGCTTCGACGAGGAATGTCATCTCCTGTGTCCACGCATCAACGACGAGGATAATGAAAACTACAAACTCGTCGACGACCCCGACTCATCGATTAcgcaagaagaaaagaatagTCGAATTAAGGCAGGAAAGGAGCGACTCGAAGTCACATACTGGAATTGCCTGATTTTTGGCTTCGATCAATCAAGCCAAGGGAAATGGGGAGAGCAGCTTAGCGAGAGGCTTAACGGTTGCTTAAAGCATTGCGCTGATTGTGTCTATAATTGGCATATGCAACGCAGAGAACTCTTGCAGCAATTCCAAGAACGGTGGAATGAAGAAGTTGTAGTCGATATCCGGTCGATGCTGGAGCAGAGAGATGTTGAACGAATCGATCTGAGCCTGCGATGGGCCAAGGGGTTTATTGAGAAGATCATTTCAGCAGGCTCTACTTTCAAGAAATCCCAGCTCGGTGAGCATCTACCCGAGGTCCATATCTCTATATACGAGGCACTATGCTGCATGCCGTATATGGAGGATGCGGATCGAAGGATGACCTTTCAGTATGTTTTCCAGCGACTTCAAGGGAAAAGTGGCCTCAAACTTGGGACCAAGGAGCCTTTGCCTGGAATGACCTACTTTATCTTTGACCTCAAAAATCAGGATCGCCGAAAATGGGCAACAGATAACTATCGAAACCTTGACAGCAATAGTATGACATTGGAACAGTTCGACTGGGCTGTCAGCAGCGGTCTGACAAGGGCCATTGAGGACATTTCTAAAAAAGAGCCTCAAGCTGTGGACTCGTGGCCTGAAATGGAGCAGTTCTGGGAAGGATTCAATGAGATTTTAAGGACCTTGACTGCGGACGTCATTCTGCAGCGGTTACGGAATCTCGAACTGAACGGCACAATCAGTCACATCTACGACCTTCTGTTCCGCCATATCCAGTTCTGCCCTGCCGAGAGTATCTTGGTGATGACCATCACAATCCTCACAAACTTCCTAAAGAAGGCACCCAGGGCTTTTTGGGATGTTATCGGCGATGCCCGGCCAAATGTTATCGCTGACTTAATCTTTGCGAGTCCCGGATACAAGAATCTCCTTCGTCAATCTCTAGAAGATTGCTGGACTGGCTACGATGGTAGCGTTTCCCGTGGTCCCTTTCCTACGTCTTGGGTTGATCCATGGCTCCAGTCAGTCGGCCGCGATCGCAGATATAACGCCTGCGAGATCTTGATGCACACTCTCTTCGAATCACTTGCGAAAGACGAGACTATCGGGGAACCGGGCCGTGCGGCGTGTATTCGAGCTGGATTTGACGCTTTACAGCTTACCATATCAACCTTTGTCGACCCAGAGACGAAGATTGGTGCGGGAACCACTCATCTCTACGCATGCTGTGCGTTCAACCTCGTTATGAAGTACAAGGACATCATTCTCCGGAACTTACGTGCCCCTGGCCAGGAAAAGGAAGGCTGGGTGACCTTTCAAGTAGCAAATGCAGCTAAAAAGGCCATGCAAGCTGCCATGAAACTTGATATGAAAGTCTTTGCGGAGGAGTATATAGCTTGCCTGGAGGGCAGCCAGCTGCAATCCGCCGTCACCAGGGACTCGAAGGCTTTCTGGCAAGGTATTATTGAGATGTTCGATTTATCAACCGAGCAGGTCGACCTTGCGAGAGATATTGTCTTGTCGTTAGAGCCCTTGATTGGTGTGGAGCAGATCAGGGCCTTGAAGAGCGACGATAAACTGAGCGATTCGAGCAAGAACTTCAACAAGTCTCTTGCTGCAACGGTGGATATTCTTGGGAATCTTCTTGGTCGAATGTCCGAACTAGACGCTGCCACAGACCTGAATACCTTCTTTGACGACCGCCTGGCTTTCCAAGGTACTATTACACTCTCCACCCATGGAGAGGCAGGACTTGCTGAAGCAGCTGCCGAGTTGCTGAAGAGCTGGACCGGAGAGATTTCCCAGAGCGGCGCCTTCGAGCAAATGTCACAGCTGCACCCTGAGCAGACCCTCTCCTCCATAGTATGGGCCCTAGAGCGAGTTTTGAAACCTCCAAACCCCTGGGGCCCTATCAGGCCAATGCTAAATATGAGTCGAGATATCCTCCGTGGTTTGACTGACCCCATGTCTGGAGTCTTGCGAGTCAAGACCCTTGAGCCTATGTCGGCTGCGAAGGTCTTGCGTTGGTGGAGCGAACAGTGGCGTTTTGTCTCTACTGCGTGCAGAAACATTGAGGGATGGTCTCGATACATTCAGAACGCCGTCATGACAGAATTCTGCCGAGAAATCATGGAACTCGCTGAAGCCCTCGTCGCTGAGGATGGTCTCATCACTTCAGCGATTTCCAAGGCTTTGAACAAAAGTGAGAAGGATACTATGTCGCAAATTCTTATCCCTGCAAAGCAACACTTTGGTGGAATGGAGAACATGATTCGTCTGAAGGACAAGTGGCTCGTTGATGTCACAGTCAGAGTCTTGTGCAAGATTCTGACCCGACTTCGAGAAAACAACCATGAGATCAACCCTGCCTCCCGCAAGCTTATCACTGATGCCTGCCTACCTACAAATGTCCCGGGCAAGTTTGTCAGGTCAACCAACATGACTGACCAGCAGCGAGCAgaacttcttcaagcccTTGGACAAACAGATGATGAAATTCAAATCTACCAGCTCGGTGTTGCGCAGACACCATTAGCACAGAGACCCAAAGATGGTATCAAGAAACAAAGCAAACTTGACGCTTGGTCCAAGTCTGGCACATCATCCAGCAGTACAGCTACGGTAGCACCATCAAGATCTAATCGTGAGGACGTGCTCGATCTCAGCAGATCTATAGACAGCCCCATCCTTAGGCAGCTGGAGGCTAAGAAAGCCAAGGATCAGGCAAAGGCCAAAACAAAGGCTCAAGCTATGATCAAGCCCAGAACCCAGATTGCCCCTGATAAGAAGGAGATCGCGGCGATCAAGGAGGCCAGACAAAAGGCCAAGCTTGAAAAAGAGAAGCGTGATGCTGCGGTCATTGCGAACGCCAAAGCTCTTAGGGGAGAAACTGTCCCTGGTGAGGGTTCCGGCTTGCATAGTCTTGGCCTCATCGGCAAGGATCACGGCCGAAGCGAGATAATGGTTAACAGTTCCGAAGAAGAatctgatgaagaagaagaagatgtaTCAGATGCCGATAACGAACTGGCTGCCCTTAGCACGGGAGGCCAGACAGCTTTGGAAGAAGCTAACAAGCGGCGCATGGCAAAGGCTTTGCAAGACAAAATGCGTAGACCAGTGAAGAAGGTTAGACAGCAGCGCTCAGTCAAGGATAGGAGAGCCAGAGTCATCCCTCCTATGGACAGATTACACAACACAATCCTAGCTTGGGATATTTTCCATGGTGGTAACGATCCTCCCAATGGCCCAGCAGCTTCAGAAGTTGCCACCAAGTATTCCGAACCCAGAACGTACCAGGATACCTTTTTCCCCTTGCTTGCCTCAGAAGCTTGGCGCTCCTTTGTCACAGCTAAGGATGAGCTCACGTCTCAGCCATTCGGGATGAAGATTGCAAGTCGTGCGAGCGTCGACAGCTACCTGGAGGCGACCTTCACGATGCCAGTGGTCCAAAGCAGAGAGCGCGGTGTCTCTGAAGGCGACATTCTTCTCGTCTCAGAATCGGAACAACCTTTGATCGACCAGACAGCTCGACATTGTTTGGCTAGGGTTCACCGCATCACCTACAAAAAGGAGCTGATCGAGATCACATATCGTGTGGCTTCCCGGAACAATCCCATGACACAGGTGTTGACCCCGAATGTTAGCGTGTTTGGAGTGAAGATTACCAACATGACAACAATCGAGCGAGAATTCGCCGCGCTGGAGAGTCTGCCGTATTATGATCTAATGGACGAAATCTTGAATGCTGAACCGTCTCCTATTCTGCAAtatggagatgagaagataAACAACTGTATGAACAATTATGCTCTGAACCGAGGACAGGCCACGGCGGTTCTAGGTGCTCACGACAATGATGGTTTTACGCTTATTCAGGG CCCTCCCGGTACTGGAAAAACGAAAACTATCGTGGCCATGGTTGGAACCTTACTCTCTGAGCAACTGAGTCAATCAGGAAATCAAGGCATTCCCGTAGGTGTACCTCTGCGACCGAACGGTGCACCAGGTGCACCCAAACAAAATCGTTCGAAAAAGCTTCTTGTTTGTGCGCCCAGTAACGCCGCCGTAGATGAGTTAGTGCTACGTTTGAAGGCTGGTGTCAAAACGATCTCAGGGAAAACCAAGAATATCAACGTGCTACGACTCGGTCGGAGTGATGCCATTAATGCAGCTGTAAGGGACGTCACCCTAGACGAGCTTGTCAAGGCCCGCATGGAGGGCGATCAGACCAAGGATAAAGCCAAGGCCGACCGTGACCAACTCCACGAGAATGCCGGGAAGGTAAAGGAAGAGCTGGGAAAGCTGCGTCCCCAGCTGGAAGCAGCAAAACTCATGGACGATCGAACCCTCTACAACAAGCTATCCCGAGAATTCGACGAATTGAAACGACGCCAAATGTCCTATGGAAAACAAATCGATGCCGACAAGAGCAGCGGCAATTCTGTAGCCCGAGAGATGGAAATGCGGCGCCGCCAAGTCCAGCAAGAGATCCTCAATAACGCTCAGGTTCTGTGCGCTACTCTGAGTGGCAGTGGTCATGAGATGTTTCGAAACCTGGAGGATGTAGAGTTCGAAACAGTCATCATTGACGAAGCTGCTCAGTGCGTTGAGTTAAGTGCCTTGATTCCACTCAAATACGGCTGCTACAAATGTATTCTCGTTGGAGATCCTAAACAGCTTCCCCCTACAGTTCTGTCACAGTCAGCGGCGAAGTTCGGTTATGATCAAAGTCTGTTCGTCCGAATGCAGCAAAATCACCCACGATCGGTGCATTTGCTGGACATGCAATATCGTATGCATCCCGAGATCAGCTTGTTCCCCAGCCGCGAGTTCTACGAAGGACAACTCGCCGACGGACAGAACATGCATGAGCTCAGGCAACAGCCGTGGCACAAGAGCGCACTGCTTGGTCCTTATCGATTCTTCGATGTCCAGGGTGTCCAGGAGAGGGGTCACAAGGGCCAGTCACTggtcaacaccaaggagTTGGATGTTGCTATCCAGATGTACGATCGCTTTAGTAACGAGTACCGTGAATGCGACTTGACTGGCAAGATCGGTATCATCACTCCTTACAAAGCTCAACTTTATGAGTTAAGAAACCGCTTCCGATCGCGATATGGCGAGAACATCACAAGCATAATCGAGTTCAACACCACCGATGCTTTCCAGGGTCGCGAATGtgagatcatcatcttctcttgTGTTCGTGCCAGTTCTACTGGCGGTATCGGTTTCATGACTGATATTCGACGTATGAACGTCGGTCTGACTCGTGCCAAATCATCGCTGTGGATTCTTGGTGACTCGAGAGCGCTTGTTCAGGGCGAATTCTGGCGAAAACTTATTGAGGATGCCCAGGCCAGAGATCGCTACACTAATGGCGACGTCTTGTCTATGTTTAGGAAGCCCCTCGAAAAGGCAAAGCCGGGCGCTTACCTTCCCCCACCACCCCAAGCTCAAGACCGTGATGTTCCAATGCGAGATGCATCTTTGGGAACGTCGTCACTGCCCTCATCTCGTCCAAACTCACCAAAGGTCGAAGGAGCTCAGCAGCCAACAGCTCCCGCAACTCACATACCTGGCATTGGAGGAGGTGAACTGGCCGGAGTTCTGCCACGCTCTGCTGGGCCTCCTGTCATTCATACCTCGTCAAGCAAGCCTCCAGGAGAAGCACGAAAGCGACCTCATGACGGACCA